One Oscillatoria sp. FACHB-1406 DNA window includes the following coding sequences:
- a CDS encoding TrkH family potassium uptake protein, which produces MTLSRTICLGFIAVIFTGALLLMMPFSTSTGEWNDPIVALFTSTSAVCVTGLAVVDTGKDFSFWGQLFIALLAQIGGLGYMTTTTFLILLIGRKFDLRHKLAIQDSFDRPLLQGSRNIIRSVIATTLLFELTGIFLLMTVFVKDFGFYQGLWMSVFHSVSAWNNAGFGLLSDNLVQYRSSVIVNLTITGLIIFGGIGYQVIIEFYVWLVTFFKRKKAKYIFSLNFKVATSTTILLLIVGTILIFFTELKNPETLQPLSNFDKIMAAWFQSVTSRTAGFNTIDIGKMTYAGLFITIALMFIGASPSGTGGGIKTTTFRIIGNCTSSILQGKDEVTIYGRTVPNLLILKAISVVFGSAVVIVLATISLSLSEPEDKFEFVQLFFEVVSAFGTVGLSTGITAALSAGAKLTLVGVMYVGRVGILLLMSAILGDPRPTMLRYPEENLLVG; this is translated from the coding sequence ATGACGCTCTCTCGTACAATTTGCTTGGGTTTTATTGCGGTCATTTTTACAGGCGCGCTGCTGTTAATGATGCCTTTTTCCACCAGCACGGGAGAATGGAACGATCCAATCGTCGCCTTATTTACCTCAACTTCTGCCGTTTGCGTCACCGGATTAGCAGTCGTCGATACGGGAAAAGATTTTTCCTTTTGGGGACAATTATTTATTGCCCTACTCGCTCAAATCGGCGGTTTAGGATACATGACAACGACCACCTTCTTAATTTTACTGATCGGTCGTAAATTCGACTTAAGACATAAACTTGCCATCCAAGATTCCTTCGATCGCCCCTTACTTCAAGGCAGTCGAAATATTATCCGCTCGGTTATTGCCACAACCCTCCTCTTTGAACTTACTGGCATCTTCTTATTGATGACCGTTTTTGTCAAAGATTTTGGTTTTTATCAGGGATTGTGGATGTCCGTATTTCACAGCGTTAGTGCTTGGAATAACGCCGGATTCGGTTTATTGTCCGATAACTTAGTTCAATATCGGTCGTCTGTAATTGTGAACCTAACAATTACAGGACTAATTATATTTGGCGGCATAGGCTACCAGGTTATTATTGAATTTTATGTTTGGTTAGTCACCTTTTTTAAACGCAAGAAAGCAAAATATATTTTTTCTCTAAACTTTAAAGTTGCGACGAGTACGACCATCTTATTATTAATTGTCGGAACGATTCTGATTTTCTTTACAGAATTGAAAAACCCAGAAACGCTCCAACCCCTGAGTAACTTCGACAAGATTATGGCAGCCTGGTTTCAATCCGTAACCAGCAGAACGGCGGGATTTAATACGATTGATATCGGAAAGATGACTTATGCCGGACTCTTTATCACGATCGCGTTAATGTTTATCGGTGCGAGTCCAAGCGGTACGGGCGGCGGCATTAAAACCACAACATTTAGGATTATCGGCAACTGTACTTCTTCAATCCTTCAAGGGAAAGATGAAGTCACAATTTATGGTCGTACTGTTCCGAACCTGCTGATCTTAAAAGCAATTTCTGTCGTTTTTGGCTCGGCAGTCGTCATTGTCCTCGCTACAATTTCCCTATCTTTATCCGAACCCGAAGATAAATTTGAGTTCGTGCAACTCTTTTTTGAAGTCGTTTCTGCTTTTGGAACGGTTGGACTCTCAACAGGAATTACCGCAGCGCTGTCGGCTGGAGCAAAACTGACCTTAGTAGGTGTAATGTATGTCGGCAGAGTTGGCATATTGCTACTAATGTCTGCAATTTTAGGCGATCCGCGTCCGACAATGCTGCGCTATCCGGAAGAAAATCTTTTAGTCGGCTAG
- a CDS encoding LOG family protein produces MPSFPAEPEIQSLASKLAQLSQGLPAHVHNNLIERALAVLVRLMGEEVDRLDWKILTAAMEDLEGAFKVFYSYRHIRKVTIFGSARTPSHDSEYQLATAFARCVVQHGFMAITGAGGGIMEAANQGAGREQSFGLNIQLPFEQGANPHIVNDPKLINFKYFFTRKLFFLRESDAIAVFPGGFGTLDEVFEALTLCQTGRYGPVPVVLIAAPDTGYWEEWDEYIHGHLVKRGLVSPDDRSLYAITHDLDVACQIIGDFYRVYHSSRYVGEQYVIRLNYELSDRAIAQLNEEFSDILRRGKIEKTQAFPQEKHDETLALPRLAFEYNQRNAARLTQMIRRINQLGTVPPEAEHPERK; encoded by the coding sequence ATGCCATCATTTCCTGCCGAACCGGAAATTCAATCGCTTGCCAGCAAATTAGCCCAACTGAGCCAAGGCTTGCCCGCGCACGTCCATAATAATTTAATCGAACGGGCGCTCGCGGTTTTAGTCCGCTTAATGGGGGAAGAAGTCGATCGCCTCGATTGGAAAATTTTGACGGCGGCGATGGAAGATTTAGAGGGTGCGTTTAAAGTTTTTTATTCCTACCGCCACATCCGCAAAGTAACGATTTTTGGCTCGGCGCGCACGCCGTCTCACGATTCGGAGTATCAACTTGCCACCGCTTTTGCTCGGTGCGTCGTTCAACACGGCTTTATGGCGATTACGGGGGCGGGCGGCGGCATTATGGAAGCAGCTAATCAAGGCGCGGGACGAGAACAGTCTTTCGGTCTTAATATTCAACTGCCCTTTGAGCAAGGAGCCAATCCCCACATCGTAAACGATCCAAAACTGATTAATTTTAAATATTTCTTTACGAGGAAGTTGTTTTTCCTGCGGGAGAGCGATGCGATCGCGGTTTTTCCGGGCGGGTTCGGCACGCTTGACGAAGTGTTTGAAGCGCTGACACTCTGCCAAACCGGGCGTTACGGGCCGGTTCCGGTCGTTTTAATTGCCGCACCGGATACGGGCTATTGGGAAGAGTGGGACGAATATATCCACGGCCATTTAGTGAAGCGAGGGTTAGTCAGTCCAGACGATCGCAGCTTGTATGCGATTACTCACGATCTCGATGTTGCCTGTCAAATCATCGGTGACTTCTACCGCGTCTATCATTCGAGTCGCTATGTGGGCGAACAGTACGTTATTCGTTTGAACTACGAACTGAGCGATCGCGCGATCGCTCAGTTAAATGAGGAATTTAGCGATATTCTGCGGCGCGGCAAAATCGAGAAAACGCAAGCCTTCCCTCAAGAAAAGCACGACGAAACGCTCGCCCTACCGCGTCTCGCCTTCGAGTACAATCAACGAAATGCGGCTCGCCTCACCCAAATGATTCGCCGCATCAACCAACTCGGAACGGTTCCCCCCGAAGCCGAACACCCAGAACGGAAGTGA
- a CDS encoding 30S ribosomal protein S1 yields the protein MIGQNTTATRNIGFTHEDFAALLDKYDYHFSPGDIVPGTVFNMEPRGALIDIGAKTAAYIPIQEMSINRVDDPSEVLQAGETREFFILTDENEDGQLTLSIRRIEYLRAWERVRQLQAEDATVRSNVFATNRGGALVRIEGLRGFIPGSHISTRQAKEDLVGQDLPLKFLEVDEDRNRLVLSHRRALVERKMNGLQVGEVVTGMVRGIKPYGAFIDIGGVSGLLHISEISHDHIDTPHSVFNVNDELKVMIIDLDAERGRISLSTKQLEPEAGDMLKNRATVFDRAEEMAERYRQKLLQQAQGEAEPVGFSETAEEEVEDIPDATAEDE from the coding sequence ATGATCGGTCAGAACACCACCGCTACTAGAAACATTGGCTTTACTCACGAAGATTTCGCCGCACTCCTAGATAAATACGACTATCATTTCAGTCCGGGAGATATTGTACCGGGAACCGTTTTCAATATGGAACCCCGAGGGGCCTTGATTGATATCGGCGCTAAAACCGCTGCTTACATCCCCATTCAAGAAATGTCCATCAACCGAGTGGACGATCCCAGCGAGGTATTGCAAGCCGGAGAAACGCGGGAATTTTTCATTCTGACCGACGAAAATGAAGACGGACAGTTAACGCTCTCTATCCGCCGCATCGAATATCTGCGGGCCTGGGAAAGAGTTCGTCAGTTGCAGGCTGAAGATGCAACGGTGCGTTCTAACGTCTTTGCTACCAACCGAGGCGGCGCGCTAGTTCGGATCGAAGGATTACGAGGTTTTATCCCCGGTTCCCATATCAGCACCCGTCAGGCGAAAGAAGATTTAGTCGGTCAAGATTTGCCGCTGAAATTCCTGGAAGTAGACGAAGATCGCAACCGCCTCGTTTTGAGCCATCGTCGCGCCTTAGTCGAGCGCAAGATGAATGGACTGCAAGTCGGCGAAGTCGTCACCGGGATGGTTCGAGGAATCAAACCCTACGGCGCATTCATCGATATTGGCGGCGTGAGCGGATTGCTTCACATCTCTGAAATTTCCCACGATCATATCGATACGCCTCACAGCGTCTTTAATGTTAACGACGAACTGAAGGTGATGATTATCGATCTCGACGCAGAACGAGGTCGGATTTCGCTGTCTACCAAGCAACTCGAACCTGAAGCTGGCGATATGCTTAAAAATCGGGCGACGGTTTTTGATAGAGCCGAAGAGATGGCAGAACGCTATCGCCAAAAGCTCCTGCAACAGGCGCAGGGCGAAGCTGAGCCGGTCGGATTCTCTGAAACCGCCGAAGAAGAAGTGGAAGATATTCCCGATGCAACGGCGGAAGACGAATAA
- the nrdR gene encoding transcriptional regulator NrdR encodes MQCPSCQHKESRVLESRPTEGGQSIRRRRECLQCKHRFTTYERIEFVPITVIKRDNRRESFDRSKLLRGIVRACEKTGISHQQIESLVDEIEVQLQQQVGREVMTQEIGELVLEALRGRSEVAYVRFASVYRQFQSIKDFIETLEELQNRLDRAEMSGNWYAPVAESLASEPLTSPIPSSSIGF; translated from the coding sequence ATGCAGTGTCCTTCATGCCAGCATAAGGAAAGCCGAGTCCTAGAATCGCGCCCCACTGAGGGCGGACAGAGCATTCGACGGCGCAGGGAATGTTTGCAGTGCAAGCATCGGTTTACAACTTACGAACGCATTGAATTTGTTCCCATTACCGTCATCAAACGGGACAATCGCCGGGAGTCCTTCGATCGCTCCAAACTCTTGCGAGGAATCGTCCGGGCCTGCGAAAAAACCGGAATCTCCCACCAACAGATCGAAAGCTTGGTAGACGAAATTGAGGTTCAACTCCAACAGCAAGTCGGACGAGAAGTAATGACCCAAGAAATTGGCGAGTTAGTCCTTGAAGCGCTGCGCGGTAGGAGCGAAGTCGCCTACGTGCGCTTTGCCTCCGTCTATCGGCAGTTTCAGAGCATCAAAGACTTTATCGAGACCCTCGAAGAGTTGCAAAATCGCCTCGATCGCGCTGAAATGAGCGGTAATTGGTATGCTCCTGTCGCCGAATCGCTTGCCTCGGAACCGCTAACCTCGCCGATTCCTTCTTCCTCCATCGGCTTTTAG
- a CDS encoding fatty acid desaturase encodes MTSPAIASESQPLKLSWISLIFFAAIHLLAFGLAPFFFTWKALGVALLLHWFLGSIGICLGYHRLLSHRSFQVPKPLEYVITTIGAMALQGGPIFWVAGHRLHHAHTEDAEKDPYAASKGFWWSHMLWMLYPRDEFFNYEFYKKYAPDLDRDPYYRWLNRNFFWLQLPLGILLYAIGGWPFVVYGMFVRAVVLWHSTWLINSATHMRGYRTFEVEDGSRNLWWAALLTYGEGWHNNHHAHPRVAKAGQQWWEIDITWWSIQVLRALGLAKKVVL; translated from the coding sequence ATGACATCACCCGCGATCGCGTCCGAGAGCCAACCCTTGAAGCTTTCCTGGATCAGTTTGATATTTTTTGCTGCCATCCACCTCTTAGCGTTCGGTCTTGCGCCCTTCTTCTTTACCTGGAAAGCGCTAGGAGTGGCGCTCTTGCTTCACTGGTTTCTCGGTAGCATTGGCATCTGTTTGGGCTATCACCGATTGCTCAGCCATCGCAGCTTTCAAGTTCCCAAACCCTTAGAGTACGTTATTACGACGATTGGCGCGATGGCCCTACAAGGCGGACCGATCTTTTGGGTTGCCGGACACCGCTTGCATCACGCCCATACCGAAGATGCCGAAAAAGATCCCTACGCCGCCAGTAAAGGTTTTTGGTGGAGCCATATGCTCTGGATGCTTTACCCGCGCGATGAATTCTTCAACTATGAATTCTACAAAAAATATGCGCCCGATTTAGACCGAGATCCTTACTATCGCTGGCTCAATCGTAACTTTTTCTGGCTGCAACTCCCGCTAGGGATACTACTCTACGCGATCGGCGGCTGGCCTTTTGTCGTCTACGGAATGTTCGTGCGCGCCGTCGTTCTCTGGCATAGCACCTGGCTGATTAACTCCGCAACGCATATGCGAGGCTATCGCACCTTTGAAGTTGAAGACGGTTCTCGCAACCTCTGGTGGGCAGCGCTGCTTACTTATGGCGAAGGTTGGCATAACAACCATCATGCCCATCCTCGCGTTGCCAAAGCCGGACAACAATGGTGGGAAATCGACATAACTTGGTGGTCGATTCAAGTCTTGCGCGCCCTAGGTTTAGCGAAAAAAGTCGTTCTTTAA
- the trxA gene encoding thioredoxin — protein MAASVTDASFKEDVLESDVPVLVDFWAPWCGPCRMVAPVVDEISQQYEGRVKVVKLNTDDNPTVATQYGIRSIPTLMIFKGGQRVDMVVGAVPKTTLANTLEKYL, from the coding sequence ATGGCAGCTAGCGTTACAGATGCAAGTTTTAAAGAAGACGTTCTAGAAAGCGATGTACCCGTTTTAGTTGACTTTTGGGCCCCTTGGTGCGGTCCTTGTCGGATGGTCGCTCCTGTTGTTGACGAAATTTCTCAGCAATATGAAGGTCGCGTTAAAGTCGTGAAACTGAATACGGACGATAACCCGACTGTAGCTACCCAGTACGGGATTCGCAGCATTCCAACGCTGATGATTTTTAAAGGCGGACAGCGCGTTGATATGGTGGTTGGGGCTGTTCCTAAAACCACTTTGGCAAATACGTTAGAAAAATATCTATAG
- the psbB gene encoding photosystem II chlorophyll-binding protein CP47 yields the protein MGLPWYRVHTVVLNDPGRLISVHLMHTGLVAGWAGSMALYELAIFNPSDSVLNPMWRQGMFVLPFMARLGVTSSWNGWNVTGEPYNNPGYWSFEGVAIAHIVLAGLLFLASVWHWVYWDLELFRDPRTGEPALDLPKMFGIHLFLSGLLCFGFGAFHLTGLWGPGMWVSDAYGLTGHVEAVAPAWGPDGFNPFNPGGIVAHHIAAGIVGIIAGLFHLTVRPPERLYRALRMGNIETVLASSIAAVFFAAFVVAGTMWYGNAATPVELFGPTRYQWDQGYYQQEIQRRVRADIASGSTPSQAWSNIPDKLAFYDYVGNSPAKGGLFRVGPMINGDGIPQGWEGHPVFKDKEGRELTVRRIPNFFETFPVVMTDAEGVVRADIPFRRAESKYSIEQTGVTVSFYGGALDGQTFKDAPTVKKFARQAQLGEPFEFDTATTNADGVFRTSPRGWFTFGHAVFALLFFFGHIWHGTRTLFRDVFAGVPEDLDEQVEWGLFAKLGDKTTRVKA from the coding sequence ATGGGACTACCTTGGTACAGAGTCCATACAGTCGTCCTGAATGACCCAGGTCGCCTGATTTCAGTCCACTTAATGCATACCGGCCTCGTTGCGGGTTGGGCGGGTTCGATGGCTCTTTACGAACTCGCAATCTTCAACCCTAGCGATTCCGTACTCAATCCCATGTGGCGGCAAGGGATGTTCGTTCTTCCCTTCATGGCTCGCTTGGGAGTAACCTCTTCTTGGAACGGTTGGAACGTCACTGGCGAACCTTACAACAACCCGGGTTACTGGTCATTTGAAGGCGTTGCCATCGCCCATATCGTCCTCGCCGGTCTTTTATTCTTAGCCTCGGTTTGGCACTGGGTTTACTGGGATTTAGAGCTCTTCAGAGACCCCCGCACGGGCGAACCCGCCCTCGACCTGCCCAAAATGTTTGGGATTCACCTGTTCTTATCCGGTCTTCTCTGTTTCGGCTTTGGAGCCTTCCACCTCACCGGTCTTTGGGGACCTGGGATGTGGGTTTCAGATGCTTACGGGCTAACCGGTCACGTCGAAGCCGTTGCGCCCGCTTGGGGCCCGGATGGGTTTAACCCCTTTAATCCGGGCGGTATCGTCGCGCACCACATCGCCGCCGGAATCGTCGGCATTATCGCCGGTTTATTCCACCTCACCGTTCGTCCTCCCGAACGGCTGTATCGCGCGCTGCGGATGGGGAATATTGAAACCGTTCTCGCTAGCAGTATCGCGGCTGTCTTCTTTGCAGCTTTCGTTGTCGCTGGCACGATGTGGTACGGTAACGCTGCCACCCCCGTTGAATTATTCGGCCCCACCCGCTATCAGTGGGATCAAGGCTACTACCAGCAAGAGATTCAGCGTCGCGTCCGAGCCGATATCGCTTCGGGCAGCACGCCATCGCAAGCTTGGTCGAATATTCCCGATAAACTCGCTTTCTACGACTACGTGGGTAACAGCCCTGCCAAAGGTGGTTTATTCCGCGTCGGTCCGATGATTAACGGCGACGGTATTCCTCAAGGTTGGGAAGGACACCCGGTTTTCAAAGACAAAGAAGGTCGCGAATTAACCGTCCGTCGAATCCCCAACTTCTTTGAAACCTTCCCCGTCGTTATGACCGATGCTGAAGGAGTCGTGCGCGCTGATATTCCCTTCCGACGCGCTGAATCGAAATACAGTATCGAGCAAACTGGCGTAACCGTAAGCTTCTACGGTGGCGCATTAGACGGTCAAACCTTTAAAGATGCGCCGACGGTGAAGAAATTCGCCCGTCAAGCTCAACTCGGCGAACCCTTTGAGTTCGACACCGCAACCACCAATGCTGACGGGGTATTCCGCACCTCGCCTCGCGGTTGGTTCACCTTCGGACACGCAGTTTTTGCACTGCTGTTCTTCTTCGGACATATCTGGCACGGCACGCGCACCCTCTTCCGCGATGTATTTGCTGGGGTTCCTGAAGATCTCGACGAACAAGTGGAATGGGGTTTGTTTGCTAAACTCGGCGACAAAACCACTCGCGTCAAAGCTTAA
- a CDS encoding TetR family transcriptional regulator yields the protein MPNRQKSTRIRLIQAALELFASKGITETTTKAVAERAQVNEVTLFRHFGNKQGLLLAVLEETEALARSDEPAYREAARERGSLAEAFEEMAEFRLQSLERVPELVRSLIGEAGQSPEETRQALGRRLTEGNRYVANYFASVLERVDCANTLPLETLASLFNTVLLGYFLVESTSEGHQLWRGREEAIASIVQLFLHGAIASRSRHDLERTSKPSALTTVSELPSTLVHTLLQRARKRSRNDYAWMYVLFAAGLSPEEIASLTRSHLIREPHQCVLQVNLKRPRQVPLDRGILGKRYGSNANNPLTQWLKSRKDSETALFLNEAGQPLSAVELRHKWQVLTSELLAPDGYPPRIEQARQTWCLDMLAKGIDLEDLSILSGLTLEQLQPYLRRAREKAAIERASRLGRSEI from the coding sequence ATGCCAAATCGACAAAAATCAACCCGAATTCGCCTGATTCAGGCAGCTTTAGAATTATTTGCTTCCAAGGGAATTACAGAGACGACGACGAAGGCGGTGGCAGAGCGAGCGCAGGTGAATGAAGTCACGCTGTTTCGTCATTTTGGGAATAAGCAGGGCTTACTGTTAGCGGTGTTGGAAGAGACGGAGGCACTAGCGCGTTCGGACGAACCGGCGTACCGAGAAGCGGCTCGCGAGCGGGGCAGTTTGGCTGAGGCTTTTGAAGAGATGGCAGAGTTTCGCTTGCAGAGTTTGGAGCGCGTTCCGGAGTTGGTGCGATCGCTGATTGGGGAAGCCGGACAGTCGCCGGAGGAAACCCGGCAAGCATTAGGGCGGCGCTTGACGGAGGGGAACCGTTATGTGGCGAACTATTTCGCGAGCGTCTTGGAGCGAGTGGATTGTGCGAATACGCTGCCGTTAGAAACGCTGGCGAGTTTATTCAATACGGTGTTGTTGGGATATTTTTTAGTCGAGTCTACGAGCGAAGGACATCAATTGTGGCGGGGACGAGAGGAGGCGATCGCGAGTATCGTGCAATTATTCTTACACGGTGCGATCGCATCGCGATCGCGCCACGACTTGGAGCGGACTTCCAAACCCTCTGCCCTAACAACCGTCTCGGAATTGCCAAGCACTTTAGTCCATACCCTACTGCAACGAGCCAGAAAGCGATCGCGCAACGATTATGCTTGGATGTACGTGCTGTTTGCTGCCGGACTCTCGCCGGAAGAAATCGCCAGTTTGACGCGCTCGCACTTAATCCGCGAACCGCACCAATGCGTGTTACAAGTTAACCTCAAGCGCCCGCGCCAAGTTCCCCTCGATCGCGGAATTCTCGGCAAACGCTACGGTTCCAACGCCAACAATCCCTTAACCCAGTGGCTCAAAAGCCGCAAAGATAGCGAAACCGCTCTCTTTCTCAATGAAGCGGGACAACCGCTCTCAGCCGTTGAATTGCGTCACAAATGGCAAGTTCTCACCTCAGAATTGCTCGCTCCTGACGGTTATCCGCCGAGAATAGAACAAGCGCGACAAACTTGGTGTCTCGATATGCTCGCCAAAGGAATCGATTTAGAAGATTTGAGTATCTTAAGCGGACTTACCCTCGAGCAATTGCAACCCTATCTACGGCGGGCCAGAGAAAAAGCTGCAATTGAGCGTGCCAGTCGTTTGGGACGATCGGAAATTTGA
- a CDS encoding two-component regulator propeller domain-containing protein, producing the protein MISLTTRLGLIFCTALLGWIAPQPQLSAQELPEPGEYAPRFPNDAPPPPNTPLPPERRLNDNLAPEKDFRVTALQRDYQQALWVGSWLGLTRIDPNTGKILARVALPNYTIGAIAEDKVGRIWVGTYEGIVRVDPRSNEVTAQNFALPSNRILSLAIDRRGYLWVGTDRGLSLISPDEGLLMTTVQALPGISANALTLDKDGQLWVGTLQGLARIDTASAYPIGRISEVPGGVVQTLTVAPDGQLWVGTPNSLLVIDPDTREILRSVTPMRGLNVTSVRFAEDKTVWVGTTNGLWQLRAETGAVLGEVPNLPSSEILSLSPDTGNKLWVGTKEGLAWVSLTSGRVRPHFAFTRSGPTDF; encoded by the coding sequence ATGATTTCCCTGACAACGCGCCTCGGTTTAATCTTCTGCACTGCCCTACTGGGTTGGATTGCGCCGCAGCCCCAACTTTCCGCCCAAGAGTTACCCGAACCGGGAGAATACGCTCCTCGCTTCCCTAACGACGCACCGCCGCCGCCTAACACCCCGCTTCCCCCCGAACGCCGCCTTAACGACAACCTCGCTCCAGAAAAAGATTTCCGCGTTACCGCGCTGCAAAGAGATTATCAACAGGCGCTTTGGGTGGGTTCTTGGCTGGGACTCACGCGCATCGATCCCAACACGGGTAAGATTTTAGCCCGGGTTGCGCTGCCGAACTATACGATTGGCGCGATCGCAGAAGATAAAGTCGGGCGAATTTGGGTGGGGACTTATGAAGGAATTGTCCGCGTCGATCCTCGCAGCAATGAAGTAACGGCGCAAAATTTTGCTTTACCCTCGAATCGGATTCTGTCGTTAGCGATCGATCGCCGGGGTTATTTATGGGTGGGAACCGATCGCGGTTTATCGTTAATCAGTCCCGATGAAGGCTTGTTAATGACTACGGTGCAAGCGCTTCCCGGTATCAGCGCTAACGCTTTAACCCTTGACAAAGACGGTCAGTTATGGGTGGGAACGCTGCAAGGATTGGCGCGCATCGATACGGCGAGCGCTTACCCCATCGGGCGCATTAGCGAGGTTCCGGGCGGAGTCGTCCAAACCCTTACTGTCGCGCCGGACGGTCAATTATGGGTGGGAACGCCGAATAGTTTGCTCGTTATCGATCCCGACACGCGAGAAATTTTGCGATCGGTTACGCCGATGCGCGGTTTGAATGTCACTTCCGTGCGCTTTGCGGAAGATAAGACGGTTTGGGTGGGAACGACGAACGGACTGTGGCAGTTGCGTGCGGAAACCGGAGCGGTTCTGGGGGAAGTTCCCAATTTACCTTCGAGCGAAATCCTCTCGCTTTCCCCGGATACGGGCAATAAACTGTGGGTGGGAACAAAAGAAGGATTGGCGTGGGTGAGTTTAACTTCGGGGCGCGTTCGTCCGCATTTTGCCTTTACGCGCAGCGGACCAACCGATTTTTAA
- the nusB gene encoding transcription antitermination factor NusB → MPPRKQPRRISRELALLSLSQIKGSSEQLQHQQLNDLVVAAIRTLTTEINDVLETAAAEVRRSSDRILASETRASDLQSAKAMVKEAIELTQTAINRLGTTVELPEFIQLAERQEVRKYALDLIGAISRRKGEIEELLGKALVDWQFDRLSRIDRDILSIAVAEIWFFELPEQVAINEAVELAKRYSDEEGHRFINGVLRRVSNILKEEAS, encoded by the coding sequence ATGCCGCCCCGCAAACAACCCCGCCGCATCTCCCGCGAACTCGCTTTGCTGAGTTTAAGCCAAATCAAAGGAAGTTCCGAGCAATTGCAACACCAGCAATTGAACGATCTCGTCGTCGCTGCGATTAGAACGTTGACGACAGAAATTAACGACGTATTGGAAACAGCAGCAGCCGAAGTTCGACGCAGTAGCGATCGCATCCTTGCCAGCGAAACCCGCGCCAGCGACTTGCAAAGCGCTAAAGCAATGGTGAAAGAAGCGATCGAACTGACGCAAACCGCTATCAACCGCTTGGGGACTACCGTTGAATTGCCCGAATTCATTCAACTTGCAGAGCGCCAAGAAGTTCGGAAATACGCGCTCGATCTCATTGGTGCCATTAGTCGTCGCAAAGGCGAAATCGAAGAACTCCTCGGCAAAGCATTAGTAGACTGGCAGTTCGATCGCCTATCGCGCATCGATCGCGATATCCTTTCGATTGCGGTTGCCGAAATCTGGTTTTTTGAACTGCCCGAACAAGTCGCCATTAACGAAGCCGTCGAACTCGCCAAACGATATTCCGACGAAGAAGGACATCGCTTTATTAACGGCGTATTGCGGCGAGTCAGCAATATCTTAAAAGAAGAAGCTTCTTGA
- a CDS encoding photosystem II reaction center protein T — MESVAYILVIAGALGVLFFAIAFREPPRIEKK, encoded by the coding sequence ATGGAAAGTGTTGCTTACATTTTAGTTATCGCTGGCGCTTTAGGCGTGCTATTTTTTGCGATCGCCTTCCGCGAACCCCCCCGCATCGAGAAAAAATAA